From the genome of Enoplosus armatus isolate fEnoArm2 chromosome 21, fEnoArm2.hap1, whole genome shotgun sequence, one region includes:
- the LOC139304197 gene encoding xylulose kinase-like isoform X1 has translation MMAAAQDSPLYLGFDFSTQQLKVVAIDGHLNVYHQNNVQFDSELPEFRTQGGVHIHADRLTVTSPVLMWVKALDLLLDKMKRAGLDFSRVRALSGSGQQHGSVYWRRGASETLKQLDPDQNLYQLLQGSFSVSDCPVWMDSSSSQQCQDLQAAAGGALRLAEITGSRAYERFTGNQIAKLQQTRAEEYQFTERISLVSSFAASLFLGDYAAIDYSDGSGMNLLDIRTRDWSEICLEATAPHLGRLLGAPLPSTSVLGPVSSYFVHRYGFSESCRVVAFTGDNPASLAGMRLQQGDIAVSLGTSDTVFLWIQHPRPALEGHILCNPVDRQAYMALLCFKNGSLTRERIRNKSAGGSWEHFSASLRETPLGNNGNIGFYFDTMEITPPAVGVHRFDPDDNKVSSLSPQVEVRALVEGQFLSRRLHAERLGYSIIPGTKVLATGGASSNKDILQVLSDVFNAPVYTIDLSNSACLGSAYRALHGLAAESGVSFFDVVKKAPEPQLVATPHPTAQEVYDQMLKRYARLEERVLQETRP, from the exons atgATGGCCGCCGCTCAGGACTCTCCTCTCTATCTGGGCTTCGACTTCAGCACCCAGCAG CTGAAGGTGGTGGCCATCGATGGACACCTCAATGTGTATCACCAGAACAACGTGCAGTTTGACTCCGAGCTACCTGAGTTCAG GACTCAGGGAGGAGTTCATATTCATGCTGACAGACTGACGGTCACCTCGCCTGTACTGATGTGGGTGaag GCTCTGGACCTGCTATTGGACAAGATGAAGAGGGCGGGGCTTGACTTCTCCCGTGTCAGAGCATTGTCAGGCAGCGGCCAG caacATGGCAGTGTGTATTGGAGAAGAGGAGCGTCCGAGACTCTGAAACAGCTCGACCCAGACCAGAACCTgtaccagctgctgcag GGCAGCTTCTCAGTGTCAGACTGTCCGGTGTGGATGGACtccagcagcagtcagcagtgTCAGGacctgcaggcagcagcaggaggagctctGAGACTGGCAGAGATCACCGGGTCCAGAGCCTACGAG cgTTTCACAGGAAACCAGATCGCCAAACTGCAACAGACCCGAGCAGAGGAGTACCAGTTCACTGAG aggatCTCATTGGTCAGCAGCTTCGCAGCCTCTCTCTTCCTCGGTGATTACGCCGCCATCGACTACAGTGACG GTTCAGGGATGAATCTGTTGGACATCAGGACCAGAGACTGGTCTGAGATCTGCCTGGAAGCCACCGCTCCTCACTTGGGCCGACTGCTGGGAGCTCCACTACCTTCCACGTCTGTACTG GGTCCCGTCTCCTCCTACTTTGTGCATCGGTACGGTTTCTCTGAGAGCTGCAGGGTGGTGGCGTTCACTGGAGACAACCCAG CGTCTCTGGCAGGAATGAGGCTCCAGCAAGGAGACATCGCT gtgagCTTGGGTACCAGTgacacagtgtttctgtggaTCCAGCATCCTCGCCCGGCGCTGGAGGGTCACATCCTCTGTAACCCTGTCGACCGGCAGGCGTACATGGCTCTGCTGTg CTTTAAGAACGGATCTCTGACGAGGGAACGCATCAGGAACAAGAGTGCTGGAGGATCATGGGAACATTTTTCCGCCTCCTTGAGAGAGACACCGCTCGGAAACAACGGAAACATCG gcttttattttgacaccatGGAGATCACACCTCCTGCAGTAGGAGTTCACCGCTTTGACCCTGATGACAACAAG GTGTCCTCACTGAGTCCTCAGGTGGAGGTTCGGGCTCTGGTGGAGGGTCAGTTTCTGTCCAGGAGGCTCCACGCTGAGCGGCTGGGATACTCCATCA ttcCAGGAACCAAAGTGTTGGCGACAGGAGGAGCTTCGTCCAATAAAGACATTCTGCag GTTCTGTCTGATGTGTTTAACGCTCCGGTTTACACCATCGATCTGTCCAACTCCGCCTGTCTGGGATCAGCCTACAGAGCTCTGcacg gcctGGCTGCAGAATCTGGAGTTTCCTTCTTTGATGTGGTGAAAAAAGCACCGGAACCTCAACTGGTCGCCACCCCGCATCCTACAGCACaggag GTGTACGACCAGATGCTGAAGCGCTACGCCCGATTGGAGGAGAGAGTCCTACAGGAGACCCGCCCCTGA
- the LOC139304197 gene encoding xylulose kinase-like isoform X2, which produces MLENCIRLGVVTDSLKVVAIDGHLNVYHQNNVQFDSELPEFRTQGGVHIHADRLTVTSPVLMWVKALDLLLDKMKRAGLDFSRVRALSGSGQQHGSVYWRRGASETLKQLDPDQNLYQLLQGSFSVSDCPVWMDSSSSQQCQDLQAAAGGALRLAEITGSRAYERFTGNQIAKLQQTRAEEYQFTERISLVSSFAASLFLGDYAAIDYSDGSGMNLLDIRTRDWSEICLEATAPHLGRLLGAPLPSTSVLGPVSSYFVHRYGFSESCRVVAFTGDNPASLAGMRLQQGDIAVSLGTSDTVFLWIQHPRPALEGHILCNPVDRQAYMALLCFKNGSLTRERIRNKSAGGSWEHFSASLRETPLGNNGNIGFYFDTMEITPPAVGVHRFDPDDNKVSSLSPQVEVRALVEGQFLSRRLHAERLGYSIIPGTKVLATGGASSNKDILQVLSDVFNAPVYTIDLSNSACLGSAYRALHGLAAESGVSFFDVVKKAPEPQLVATPHPTAQEVYDQMLKRYARLEERVLQETRP; this is translated from the exons atgttaGAAAACTGCATTCGTCTCGGCGTCGTCACAGATTCG CTGAAGGTGGTGGCCATCGATGGACACCTCAATGTGTATCACCAGAACAACGTGCAGTTTGACTCCGAGCTACCTGAGTTCAG GACTCAGGGAGGAGTTCATATTCATGCTGACAGACTGACGGTCACCTCGCCTGTACTGATGTGGGTGaag GCTCTGGACCTGCTATTGGACAAGATGAAGAGGGCGGGGCTTGACTTCTCCCGTGTCAGAGCATTGTCAGGCAGCGGCCAG caacATGGCAGTGTGTATTGGAGAAGAGGAGCGTCCGAGACTCTGAAACAGCTCGACCCAGACCAGAACCTgtaccagctgctgcag GGCAGCTTCTCAGTGTCAGACTGTCCGGTGTGGATGGACtccagcagcagtcagcagtgTCAGGacctgcaggcagcagcaggaggagctctGAGACTGGCAGAGATCACCGGGTCCAGAGCCTACGAG cgTTTCACAGGAAACCAGATCGCCAAACTGCAACAGACCCGAGCAGAGGAGTACCAGTTCACTGAG aggatCTCATTGGTCAGCAGCTTCGCAGCCTCTCTCTTCCTCGGTGATTACGCCGCCATCGACTACAGTGACG GTTCAGGGATGAATCTGTTGGACATCAGGACCAGAGACTGGTCTGAGATCTGCCTGGAAGCCACCGCTCCTCACTTGGGCCGACTGCTGGGAGCTCCACTACCTTCCACGTCTGTACTG GGTCCCGTCTCCTCCTACTTTGTGCATCGGTACGGTTTCTCTGAGAGCTGCAGGGTGGTGGCGTTCACTGGAGACAACCCAG CGTCTCTGGCAGGAATGAGGCTCCAGCAAGGAGACATCGCT gtgagCTTGGGTACCAGTgacacagtgtttctgtggaTCCAGCATCCTCGCCCGGCGCTGGAGGGTCACATCCTCTGTAACCCTGTCGACCGGCAGGCGTACATGGCTCTGCTGTg CTTTAAGAACGGATCTCTGACGAGGGAACGCATCAGGAACAAGAGTGCTGGAGGATCATGGGAACATTTTTCCGCCTCCTTGAGAGAGACACCGCTCGGAAACAACGGAAACATCG gcttttattttgacaccatGGAGATCACACCTCCTGCAGTAGGAGTTCACCGCTTTGACCCTGATGACAACAAG GTGTCCTCACTGAGTCCTCAGGTGGAGGTTCGGGCTCTGGTGGAGGGTCAGTTTCTGTCCAGGAGGCTCCACGCTGAGCGGCTGGGATACTCCATCA ttcCAGGAACCAAAGTGTTGGCGACAGGAGGAGCTTCGTCCAATAAAGACATTCTGCag GTTCTGTCTGATGTGTTTAACGCTCCGGTTTACACCATCGATCTGTCCAACTCCGCCTGTCTGGGATCAGCCTACAGAGCTCTGcacg gcctGGCTGCAGAATCTGGAGTTTCCTTCTTTGATGTGGTGAAAAAAGCACCGGAACCTCAACTGGTCGCCACCCCGCATCCTACAGCACaggag GTGTACGACCAGATGCTGAAGCGCTACGCCCGATTGGAGGAGAGAGTCCTACAGGAGACCCGCCCCTGA
- the LOC139304197 gene encoding xylulose kinase-like isoform X3, which yields MLENCIRLGVVTDSLKVVAIDGHLNVYHQNNVQFDSELPEFRTQGGVHIHADRLTVTSPVLMWVKALDLLLDKMKRAGLDFSRVRALSGSGQQHGSVYWRRGASETLKQLDPDQNLYQLLQGSFSVSDCPVWMDSSSSQQCQDLQAAAGGALRLAEITGSRAYERFTGNQIAKLQQTRAEEYQFTERISLVSSFAASLFLGDYAAIDYSDGSGMNLLDIRTRDWSEICLEATAPHLGRLLGAPLPSTSVLGPVSSYFVHRYGFSESCRVVAFTGDNPASLAGMRLQQGDIAVSLGTSDTVFLWIQHPRPALEGHILCNPVDRQAYMALLCFKNGSLTRERIRNKSAGGSWEHFSASLRETPLGNNGNIGFYFDTMEITPPAVGVHRFDPDDNKVSSLSPQVEVRALVEGQFLSRRLHAERLGYSIIPGTKVLATGGASSNKDILQVLSDVFNAPVYTIDLSNSACLGSAYRALHGSELDL from the exons atgttaGAAAACTGCATTCGTCTCGGCGTCGTCACAGATTCG CTGAAGGTGGTGGCCATCGATGGACACCTCAATGTGTATCACCAGAACAACGTGCAGTTTGACTCCGAGCTACCTGAGTTCAG GACTCAGGGAGGAGTTCATATTCATGCTGACAGACTGACGGTCACCTCGCCTGTACTGATGTGGGTGaag GCTCTGGACCTGCTATTGGACAAGATGAAGAGGGCGGGGCTTGACTTCTCCCGTGTCAGAGCATTGTCAGGCAGCGGCCAG caacATGGCAGTGTGTATTGGAGAAGAGGAGCGTCCGAGACTCTGAAACAGCTCGACCCAGACCAGAACCTgtaccagctgctgcag GGCAGCTTCTCAGTGTCAGACTGTCCGGTGTGGATGGACtccagcagcagtcagcagtgTCAGGacctgcaggcagcagcaggaggagctctGAGACTGGCAGAGATCACCGGGTCCAGAGCCTACGAG cgTTTCACAGGAAACCAGATCGCCAAACTGCAACAGACCCGAGCAGAGGAGTACCAGTTCACTGAG aggatCTCATTGGTCAGCAGCTTCGCAGCCTCTCTCTTCCTCGGTGATTACGCCGCCATCGACTACAGTGACG GTTCAGGGATGAATCTGTTGGACATCAGGACCAGAGACTGGTCTGAGATCTGCCTGGAAGCCACCGCTCCTCACTTGGGCCGACTGCTGGGAGCTCCACTACCTTCCACGTCTGTACTG GGTCCCGTCTCCTCCTACTTTGTGCATCGGTACGGTTTCTCTGAGAGCTGCAGGGTGGTGGCGTTCACTGGAGACAACCCAG CGTCTCTGGCAGGAATGAGGCTCCAGCAAGGAGACATCGCT gtgagCTTGGGTACCAGTgacacagtgtttctgtggaTCCAGCATCCTCGCCCGGCGCTGGAGGGTCACATCCTCTGTAACCCTGTCGACCGGCAGGCGTACATGGCTCTGCTGTg CTTTAAGAACGGATCTCTGACGAGGGAACGCATCAGGAACAAGAGTGCTGGAGGATCATGGGAACATTTTTCCGCCTCCTTGAGAGAGACACCGCTCGGAAACAACGGAAACATCG gcttttattttgacaccatGGAGATCACACCTCCTGCAGTAGGAGTTCACCGCTTTGACCCTGATGACAACAAG GTGTCCTCACTGAGTCCTCAGGTGGAGGTTCGGGCTCTGGTGGAGGGTCAGTTTCTGTCCAGGAGGCTCCACGCTGAGCGGCTGGGATACTCCATCA ttcCAGGAACCAAAGTGTTGGCGACAGGAGGAGCTTCGTCCAATAAAGACATTCTGCag GTTCTGTCTGATGTGTTTAACGCTCCGGTTTACACCATCGATCTGTCCAACTCCGCCTGTCTGGGATCAGCCTACAGAGCTCTGcacg GCTCTGAACTGGACCTCTGA